Proteins from one Ktedonobacterales bacterium genomic window:
- a CDS encoding DUF1697 domain-containing protein, with the protein MTTAFVSLFRGINVGGNHQVKMDELRALHESLGLRDVLSYIQSGNVVFHCDDANVAQLRSQIERSFETTFGFHSEVLIRTSDELQEIITYNPFQGQPGKELKLVLVMFLAVRPDDAAQEDLLKSYGGPEELRIIGKEVHIYYPNGMGRSKLSGTFIEKKLKTAGTARNWNTVLQLQQLMQRHVQPSDSGIWKTPG; encoded by the coding sequence ATGACAACAGCGTTTGTGTCCCTGTTCCGGGGTATCAATGTTGGGGGGAACCATCAAGTAAAAATGGATGAACTCAGAGCTTTGCACGAATCGCTGGGCTTACGGGATGTCCTGTCCTATATCCAGAGTGGCAATGTGGTCTTTCACTGTGATGACGCCAACGTGGCCCAACTGCGAAGCCAGATTGAGCGCAGCTTTGAGACAACATTTGGCTTTCACTCGGAAGTCCTGATTCGTACTTCAGATGAGCTACAAGAGATTATCACCTATAACCCGTTTCAGGGCCAACCAGGCAAAGAGTTAAAGCTGGTCCTCGTGATGTTTCTGGCGGTGCGCCCTGACGATGCAGCCCAGGAAGACCTATTAAAGTCGTATGGTGGCCCTGAAGAACTCCGCATCATCGGCAAAGAAGTGCATATCTATTATCCGAACGGAATGGGACGCTCAAAACTTTCTGGGACTTTTATCGAGAAAAAGCTGAAAACCGCTGGAACAGCAAGAAATTGGAATACCGTTCTCCAATTGCAGCAACTCATGCAGCGCCACGTTCAGCCGTCAGATAGCGGTATCTGGAAGACGCCGGGCTAA
- a CDS encoding nitroreductase family deazaflavin-dependent oxidoreductase, with protein sequence MSMPGNYNQIVIEKFRANGGDVGGPNPLLLLTTIGAKSGQPRTTPVAYSTDGTRLVIVASKGGGPTNPDWYHNLLANPIVTVELGDERFQARATVAKGQERERLYAQHAALMPGFAEYQRKTTRQIPVVLLDRID encoded by the coding sequence ATGAGCATGCCAGGTAACTATAATCAGATAGTCATTGAAAAGTTTCGCGCCAACGGCGGCGATGTCGGTGGCCCAAACCCATTGCTTCTGCTGACCACCATTGGGGCCAAAAGCGGCCAGCCACGCACGACGCCCGTTGCTTATTCGACGGATGGCACCCGCCTCGTCATCGTTGCCTCCAAAGGCGGCGGACCCACCAACCCCGACTGGTATCATAATTTGCTTGCCAATCCCATCGTGACGGTGGAACTAGGCGACGAGCGGTTTCAGGCTCGCGCTACCGTTGCAAAGGGGCAAGAGCGCGAGCGATTGTATGCCCAACATGCCGCGCTGATGCCAGGATTTGCCGAGTATCAGCGAAAGACCACGAGGCAGATTCCCGTTGTGCTGTTGGATCGCATAGACTAA